Proteins found in one Quercus robur chromosome 2, dhQueRobu3.1, whole genome shotgun sequence genomic segment:
- the LOC126714019 gene encoding protein LEAD-SENSITIVE 1-like isoform X2 — translation MGVLTNKIKREDLKPGDHIYSYRLAYTYSHHGIYVDKGNVIHFTRGEGQEIGTGTGLDHIIGSSLPQHPLDNPCPICSDQSRSDGVISSCIDCFLSGGDVYRYEYGVTPAFFLAKARGGTCTRASSESEEQVIHRAFYFLRKGFGVYDVMKNNCEDFALCCKTGWKVIPTVDGGQSGQAATFQAAAGVILSVPVAFLARSSPVGYAATSVARLVASCGTYCVNRYINDIGVRRDVVKVVLEE, via the exons ATGGGAGTGTTGACGAACAAGATCAAGAGGGAGGATCTAAAACCTGGGGATCATATCTACTCCTATAGACTCGCCTATACCTACTCCCACCACG GGATATATGTTGACAAGGGAAATGTTATACACTTTACTCGGGGAGAAGGCCAGGAAATTGGTACGGGAACTGGGTTAGACCACATAATTGGGAGCTCATTACCTCAACATCCTTTGGACAATCCATGCCCAATATGTAGTGATCAATCAAGGAGTGATGGAGTCATCTCTTCTTGTATAGATTGTTTTCTTTCAGGTGGAGATGTCTACCGCTATGAGTATGGTGTCACACCAGCTTTCTTTCTTGCCAAAGCGCGTGGAGGTACCTGCACTCGTGCTTCATCTGAGTCAGAAGAACAAGTTATTCATCGTGCCTTTTATTTCCTCCGGAAGGGCTTTGGTGTCTATGATGTTATGAAGAACAACTGTGAAGACTTTGCATTATGCTGCAAAACTGGCTGGAAAGTGATTCCTACTGTTGACGGGGGCCAGAGTGGTCAGGCGGCAACCTTTCAAGCTGCTGCTGGTGTTATCCTTTCTGTACCAGTTGCGTTTCTAGCCCGTTCTTCACCAGTTGGATATGCAGCTACCAGCGTTGCTCGTCTGGTGGCAAGTTGTGGCACATACTGTGTCAATCGTTATATTAATGATATTGGAGTACGCCGAGATGTCGTGAAAGTTGTTTTAGAGGAGTGA